In a genomic window of Streptomyces koelreuteriae:
- a CDS encoding YdhR family protein, with translation MKATISWWDLAGSDQTIDSLRDYLRDEGVDPWTEVPGLRLKVWISDRRTNRWGAVMLWDTTADLTVPMPPNRATELIGHPPAVRMMSDVEALVEGAHSGRPAGRGLAFEPTGTSS, from the coding sequence ATGAAAGCCACCATCTCCTGGTGGGACCTCGCCGGGTCCGACCAGACCATCGACTCCTTACGCGACTATCTGCGTGACGAGGGCGTCGACCCGTGGACGGAGGTCCCCGGACTGCGGCTGAAGGTCTGGATCTCCGACCGCCGGACCAACCGCTGGGGCGCGGTGATGCTGTGGGACACCACGGCCGACCTGACGGTACCGATGCCGCCGAACCGGGCCACCGAGCTCATCGGACACCCGCCGGCCGTGCGGATGATGTCCGACGTCGAGGCCCTCGTCGAAGGCGCCCACTCCGGCCGTCCGGCCGGCCGCGGCCTGGCCTTCGAACCCACGGGGACGTCCTCGTGA
- a CDS encoding PhzA/PhzB family protein: MGTEHAPPEAPEAASDLRARHRAVVADYMSRKGENRLTRYLLFAEDGSAGLWTSDTGEPITSQGHHKLKAHGEWSLRMFPDWEWKNVEIFETQDPNRFWVECDGEGQILYPDYPPGYYRNHFIHSFLLEDGKIKQNREFMNPFQQLRALGIEVPKVNRGGIPT, from the coding sequence ATGGGAACGGAACACGCTCCGCCCGAGGCGCCCGAAGCCGCCTCCGACCTGCGCGCCCGGCACCGCGCCGTCGTCGCGGACTACATGAGCCGCAAGGGCGAGAACCGGCTGACCCGCTACCTGCTGTTCGCCGAGGACGGCAGCGCCGGCCTGTGGACCAGCGACACCGGCGAACCGATCACCTCCCAGGGGCACCACAAACTCAAGGCGCACGGCGAATGGTCGCTGCGTATGTTCCCCGACTGGGAATGGAAGAACGTGGAGATCTTCGAGACACAGGACCCCAACAGGTTCTGGGTCGAGTGCGACGGAGAGGGCCAGATCCTCTACCCGGACTACCCGCCCGGCTACTACAGGAACCACTTCATCCACTCGTTCCTGCTCGAGGACGGCAAGATCAAGCAGAACCGCGAGTTCATGAACCCGTTCCAGCAGTTGCGCGCGCTGGGTATCGAGGTACCGAAGGTCAATCGCGGCGGGATTCCCACGTAA
- the asnB gene encoding asparagine synthase (glutamine-hydrolyzing): MCGITGWVSFDRDLTQQRTQLDAMTRTMACRGPDAGGAWLDRHAALGHRRLAVIDLEGGTQPMVVPTDDGPVAITYSGEVYNYLELRSELLRRGHRFETRSDTEVVLHGYVEWGEAVAERLNGMFAFAVWDSRIEKLVMIRDRMGVKPLYYAGTDDGVLFGSEPKAILANALADRAVDLDGLRELVSFTQTPGSAVWCGMHEVVPGGVVTVDRSGLRERRYWTLPTRPHTDDLKTTVATVRELLEDIVSRQLVSDVPRCTLLSGGLDSSAITALAAAKLGRPGEHGEAGEKVRSFAVDFVGREDDFVADDLRATTDAPYALEVAAHVGSQHEAIVLDHAAIADPAVRRAVITARDSPLSLGDMDGSLYLLFQAIRQQSTVALSGESADEVFGGYRWFHQPEVQAARTFPWMAVFVSGARAQVSDRFNPAITAALDLPSYIRDRYSDAVAEVERGEGESDHEMRMREMTYLHLTRFVRMLLERKDRISMAVGLEVRVPFCDHRLVEYVYNTPWSLKTFDGREKSLLRAATADLLPRSVLERVKAPYPATLDPHYTSSLLQQSKELLTTDDPVFDLVDRSWLEDITRQDSATMPIDVRNGMERVLDLSTWLDIYRPELRL, from the coding sequence ATGTGTGGAATCACGGGCTGGGTCTCGTTCGACCGGGATCTGACTCAGCAGCGCACGCAGCTGGACGCGATGACCCGGACCATGGCCTGCCGGGGACCGGACGCCGGGGGCGCCTGGCTCGACCGGCACGCCGCGCTCGGCCATCGCAGGCTGGCGGTCATCGACCTCGAAGGCGGCACCCAGCCCATGGTGGTGCCCACCGACGACGGCCCCGTCGCGATCACCTACAGCGGTGAGGTCTACAACTACCTCGAACTCCGGAGCGAGTTGCTCCGCCGGGGCCACCGCTTCGAGACCCGCAGCGACACCGAGGTCGTGCTCCACGGCTACGTGGAGTGGGGCGAGGCGGTCGCCGAACGGCTCAACGGCATGTTCGCGTTCGCCGTCTGGGACTCCCGGATCGAGAAGCTCGTCATGATCCGCGACCGGATGGGCGTCAAACCGCTCTACTACGCCGGCACCGACGACGGCGTGCTGTTCGGCTCCGAGCCCAAGGCGATCCTCGCCAACGCCCTGGCGGACCGCGCGGTCGACCTCGACGGACTGCGCGAGCTGGTCAGCTTCACCCAGACACCGGGCAGCGCGGTGTGGTGCGGCATGCACGAGGTGGTCCCCGGCGGTGTGGTCACCGTCGACCGCTCCGGACTGCGCGAGCGCCGCTACTGGACGCTGCCCACCCGTCCGCACACCGACGACCTGAAGACCACCGTCGCCACCGTGCGCGAGCTGCTCGAGGACATCGTCAGCCGGCAGCTGGTCTCCGACGTCCCGCGCTGCACCCTGCTCTCCGGCGGCCTGGACTCCAGCGCGATCACCGCACTGGCCGCCGCCAAGCTCGGCCGCCCCGGGGAACACGGCGAGGCCGGCGAGAAGGTGCGCAGCTTCGCGGTGGACTTCGTCGGACGGGAGGACGACTTCGTCGCCGACGATCTGCGGGCCACGACGGACGCCCCGTACGCGCTCGAGGTGGCCGCACACGTCGGCTCGCAGCACGAGGCCATCGTGCTCGACCACGCCGCGATCGCCGACCCCGCCGTGCGCCGGGCCGTCATCACCGCCCGCGACAGCCCGCTCAGCCTCGGCGACATGGACGGCTCGCTCTACCTGCTGTTCCAGGCCATCCGGCAGCAGTCCACCGTCGCCCTGTCCGGCGAGTCCGCCGACGAGGTCTTCGGCGGGTACCGATGGTTCCACCAGCCGGAGGTCCAGGCCGCGCGGACCTTCCCCTGGATGGCCGTCTTCGTGAGCGGCGCGCGGGCCCAGGTGTCGGACCGTTTCAACCCCGCCATCACCGCCGCCCTCGACCTTCCCTCCTACATCCGCGACCGCTACTCCGACGCGGTCGCCGAGGTCGAGCGGGGCGAGGGCGAGAGCGACCACGAGATGCGGATGCGGGAGATGACGTACCTGCACCTGACGCGCTTCGTCAGGATGCTCCTGGAACGCAAGGACCGGATCAGCATGGCCGTCGGCCTCGAGGTCCGGGTCCCCTTCTGCGACCACCGCCTCGTGGAATACGTCTACAACACCCCGTGGTCGCTCAAGACCTTCGACGGCAGGGAGAAGAGCCTCCTGCGCGCCGCGACCGCCGACCTGCTGCCCCGGTCGGTGCTGGAGCGGGTGAAGGCCCCCTACCCGGCCACCCTGGACCCGCACTACACCAGTTCGCTGCTGCAGCAGTCCAAGGAACTGCTCACGACCGACGACCCGGTCTTCGACCTGGTCGACCGCAGCTGGCTGGAGGACATCACGCGGCAGGACTCGGCCACCATGCCGATCGATGTCCGCAACGGCATGGAACGCGTGCTCGACCTGAGCACCTGGCTGGACATCTACCGCCCCGAACTCCGCCTCTGA
- the phzG gene encoding phenazine biosynthesis FMN-dependent oxidase PhzG, with protein MSATVQPRTTEEFTAPPAAPMDLLRTWFDSAVANAVREPGALALASADARGHASNRIVQVLEVRTTGLVFASHSDSRKGRDLAETGWASGVFYWREAGRQVIVSGPTRPLPDEESDALWAARPVATHPMSVASRQSAPLLDEDALREQARDLGRDGSALPRPDRWLGYLLEPASVEFWQADPQDRLHMRLRYERDGSGWRTGRLQP; from the coding sequence GTGAGCGCGACGGTCCAGCCGCGGACCACCGAGGAGTTCACCGCCCCGCCCGCCGCACCGATGGACCTGCTCCGGACGTGGTTCGACAGCGCGGTCGCGAACGCCGTCCGCGAGCCGGGCGCGCTCGCGCTGGCCTCCGCCGACGCCCGCGGCCACGCCTCCAACCGGATCGTGCAGGTGCTCGAGGTGCGCACGACGGGTCTGGTGTTCGCCAGCCATTCCGACAGCCGCAAGGGCCGGGACCTGGCCGAGACGGGCTGGGCGTCCGGGGTCTTCTACTGGCGCGAGGCCGGCCGCCAGGTGATCGTGAGCGGCCCGACCCGCCCCCTGCCCGACGAGGAGTCCGACGCCCTGTGGGCCGCCCGGCCCGTCGCCACGCACCCGATGTCCGTGGCGTCCCGCCAGAGCGCCCCGCTGCTGGACGAGGACGCGTTGCGGGAACAGGCCCGGGACCTGGGCCGGGACGGCTCGGCGCTGCCCCGCCCGGACCGCTGGCTGGGCTATCTGCTGGAGCCGGCGTCGGTGGAGTTCTGGCAGGCCGATCCGCAGGACCGGCTGCACATGCGGCTGCGCTACGAGCGCGACGGTTCCGGCTGGCGTACGGGCCGGCTCCAACCCTGA